The window tgcggaagatggactgttccacgtaacctacaaagaggcaggcatagctggggcccatgtgggtgcccatggccacccccttagtctgtaggaagtgggaggagtcaaaagagaagttgttgagtgtgaggacgagttccgctaggcggatgagtgtcggtggagggggcctggtcgggcctgcgggacaggaagaagcggagggccttgaggccatctccatgcggaatgcaggtgtacagggactggacgtccatggtgaatatgaggtgttgggggccagggaattggaagtcctggaggaggtggagggcgtgggtggtgtcacggacataggtggggagttcctggaccaaaggggagaaaatggagtccagataggtggagatgagttcggtggggcaggagcaggctgagacgatgggtcgaccggggcaggcaggtttgtggattttgggaaggagatagaaacgggctgtgcggggttggggaacaatgaggttggaggctgtgggtgggaggtcccctgaggtgatgaggtcatgaatggtgttggagatgatggtttggtgctcgggtgtggggtcatgatcgaggaggtggtgtcggaaagttggcgtctggcctcggcgatgtagaggtcagtacgccatactaccactgcgccacccttgtctgcgggtttgatggtgaggttggggttggagcggagggagcggagggctgcccgttctgcgggggagaggttggagtgggtgagaggggtggagaggttgaggcggttgatgtctcgacggcagttggagatgaagaggtcgagggagggtaggaggcctgggggtggtgtccaagaggaggacttgtgttggaagcgggtgaaggggtcagtggaaggagggttgggttcccggttgaagaagtaggcatgcaggcgaagacggcggaaaaactgctctatgtccgatcgtgactggtattggttgatgtgtggttgtagggggacaaaggtgagccccttgctcaggactgaccgttcgtcctcagtcagtgggaggtctggggggatggtgaagatgcggcagggctcagtgtggctgtcttctctggggttgcaggctgtggaggttgtgggcggagcgatgaggtcgtcggccgtgggcggggttccgtcggcgtcggccgtgggcggggttccgtcggccgtgggcggggttccgtcagcgtcgaccgtgggcggggttccgtcagcggtgggaggatcggggtgggcggcagcagctgaggtgagggtggtgtgtgggctgtagtacctggacgtggaggtggtgactgcagcagcggttccggaagttctgtggccggcggaggcagatgtgacgtcatcggtggggtctccggccgtgtcctcatggtcaatggcggcgggtgcatggtgggggaggggcagggacagagtcgggatttgggaggcgcaggaatcctcttgtgggaggCATCGGCCcgtgagaagggtctaggcccgaaacgtcagcttttgtgctcctgagatgctgcttggcctgctgtgttcatccagccccacattttattatcttggaatctccagcatctgcagttcccattatctctgatactattttaacctcactgcgaagcctcttccagggatgcctaacctgaagaagttaccctcctccctccggaccaacctcagggaatctctctcccattgcaactctcttgtaatctcttcggccttgaaactgctcgaccatgtcctgaagcaaaccaggtaccacagccacatcacctttctcagcacctgcctacggaaccagatcatccccaagggactacagtccacatttcagccttcccaatttggccccaaccgtgaccacctctacacccagaacattcagacccttcagaagcggttctccctgcgagtcctgaaacagacacttgcagccatgcgccggcacctccaggcactgcaatccagcctgccccagctcagagcctccctctcccagacctgcaaaggacccctgctgttttttatcctccgcaggatccacagactgaacacccagttccactcagctttactggacaccaaaaatcgtaagtacaaccaactcacgggccgctgcctcccacaagaggattcctgcgcctcccaaatcccgactctgtccctgcccctcccccaccatgcacccgccgccattgaccatgaggacacggccggagaccccatgaggacacggccggagaccccaccgatgacgtcacatctgcctccgccggccacagaacttccggaaccgctgctgcagtcaccacctccacgtccaggtactacagcccacacaccaccctcacctcagctgctgccgcccaccccgatcctcccaccgctgacggaaccccgcccacggtcgacgccgacggaaccccgcccacggccgacggaaccccgcccacggccgacggaaccccgcccatggccgacggcatcatcactccgcccacaacctccacagcctgcaaccccagaggagacagccaccctgagccctgccgcatcttcaccatccccccagacctcccactgactgaggacgaacggtcagtcctgagcaaggggctcacctttgtccccctacaaccaataccagtcacggtcggacatagagcagcttttccgccgtcttcgcctgcatgcctacttcttcaaccgggaacccaaccctccttccactgaccccttcacccgcttccaacacaagtcctcctcttggacaccacccccaggcctcctaccctccctcgacctcttcatctccaactgccgtcgagacatcaaccgcctcaacctctccacccctctcacccactccaacctctcccccgcagaacgggcagccctccgctccctccgctccaaccccaacctcaccatcaaacccgcagacaagggtggcgcagtggtagtatggcgtactgacctctacatcgccgaggccagacgccaactttccgacaccacctcctcgatcatgaccccacacccgagcaccaaaccatcatctccaacaccattcatgacctcatcacctcaggggacctcccacccacagcctccaacctcattgttccccaaccccgcacggcccgtttctatctccttcccaaaatccacaaacctgcctgccccggtcgacccatcgtctcagcctgctcctgccccaccgaactcatctccacctatctggactccattttctcccctttggtccaggaactccccacctatgtccgtgacaccacccacgccctccacctcctccaggacttccaattccctggcccccaacacctcatattcaccatggacgtccagtccctgtacacctgcattccgcatggagatggcctcaaggccctccgcttcttcctgtcccgcaggcccgaccaggccccctccaccgacactctcatccgcctagcggaactcgtcctcacactcaacaacttctcttttgactcctcccacttcctacagactaagggggtggccatgggcacccgcatgggccccagctatgcctgcctctttgtaggttacgtggaacagtccatcttccgcacctacacaggccccaaaccccacctcttcctccggtacattgatgactgtatcggcgccgcctcttgctccccagaggagctcgaacagttcatccacttcaccaacactttccaccccaaccttcagttcacctgggccatctccagcacatccctcaccttcctggacctctcagtctccatctcaggcaaccagcttgtaactgatgtccatttcaagcccaccgactcccacagctacctagaatacacctcctcccacccaccctcctgcaaaaattccatcccctattcccaattcctccgcctccgccgcatctgctcccacgataagacattccactcccgcacatcccagatgtccaagttctttaaggaccgcaactttccccccacggtgattgagaacgccctttaccgcatctcccgcgacacatccctcacaccccgcccccgccacaaccgccccaagaggatccccctcgttctcacacaccaccctaccaacctccggatacaacgcattatcctccgacacttccgccatttacaatccgaccccaccacccaagacatttttccatcccctcccctgtctgctttccggagagaccactctctccgtgactcccttgttcgctccacactgccctccaaccccaccatacccggcaccttcccctgcaaccgcaggaaatgctacacttgtccccacacctcctccctcacccccgtcccaggccccaagatgacattccacattaagcagaggttcacctgcacatctgccaatgtggtatactgcatccactgtacccggtgcggcctcctctacattggggaaaccaagcggaggcttggggaccgctttgcagaacacctccgctcagttcgtaaccaacaactgcacctcccagtcgcaaaccatttccactccccctcccattctcttgatgacatgtccatcatgggcctcctgcactgccacaatgatgccacccgaaggttgcaggaacagcaactcatattccgcctgggaaccctgcagccatatggtatcaatgtggacttcaccagtttcaaaatctccccttcccccactgcatccctaaaccagcccagttcatcccctccccccactgcaccagacaaccagcccagctcttccccccccacccactgcatccaaaaccagtccaacctgtctctgcctccctaaccggttcttcctctcacccatcccttcctcccaccccaagccgcacccccagctacctactaacctcatcccacctccttgacctgtccgtcttccctggactgacctatcccctccctacctccccacctacaccctctccacctatcttctttactctccatcttcggtccgcctccccctctctccctatttattccagttccctcccccccatccccctctctgatgaagggtctaggcccgaaacgtcagcttttgtgctcctgagatgctgcttggcctgctgtgttcatccagccccacattttattatcttggaatctccagcatctgcagttcccattatctctgagactagTGGTGGAGCTGTGTGGGACTCAGGAATGAGAGCAGAGGGATCCCAGATACAGACAAGAGGTGGCGCTACTTCAGCAAAATCAAAATGTGATGCCACAAGTGAGCACATGGGTAATTGGTGGGTATTTTTCTCTTGTGGCTGGATAATGATTTATGCTAAGATTGTAAGTAAAGCTTAAACACTTCACACAGATAAATATTTTAGAGCTTCAAAAATAAATGTCTTTGTTTAATAGAGTTCAGGGGTCCATGTTGAACATCTAACATAAACAAGCCTAAGATTTTACTCAAGTAAGCGTAAggtaaaataaaagcaaacagtCCACACATTATTCTGTTAAGGAATGTGTGGGGACCTCAGGCCTGTGAATTTACACATTTACACTTAGGACATCCTAGATGCTCATGCCATTTACATTATTTAAAAGGAGGACAGGCTAGGAAATTCAGGCCAGCCAGTCTAACTTCAAAAGTGGGAGGTTAATAAAAAGAATTGAGGGATGGAATATATCTGAATGGATTTGTTCAGGGAAGGTTGTATTCagaaatttgtttgaattttttgaagaggtaatcaaGGTGTTGTTGACCAAAACGAATTTgatattgtttacatggacttcagtgataAGGACCCTCATAGTAGACTGGTCAGTAAAATAGAGATCCCAGGTTATTGGGCAAAGTGCATGCAGGCtggaggcagagggtgatggatGTTTCTTCGACTGAAAGCCTGTTTCCAGCTGGGATTTTTGGGACTTGGAGCAGAGTCCTTGTTGTTTTTAGGATTCAGTAATGATTTGGACTGAAATGCAGGGGATATAATCAAGAAGTTCAGGGATGACACAAATATTATTAGGACAGTGAATAGTGAGGAGGGGAACTGTAAACTACAGGGGGATGTCAACGAATGTCATTGGATGGATCAGTgccagatcacagaatccctacagtataggagcaggccattcagctcattgagtccacactgaccacctgaagagcatcccacccagacccatccccataatcctgtatttcccatgactaatccacctggcctgcttATCCCAAGGCACTATgagccatttagcatggccaatccacctaacctatacatctttggactgtgggatgaaacccacgcagacaggggtagaatgtgcaaactccgcacagtcacctgagggtggaagtgaacctgggtccctggcactatgaggcagcggtgctaatcactgagctacctgGCTGCAAATGGAAGTCACAAAGGAAAGAGAGATAATGCACTAAGCAAAGGCCAACAAGGCAAAAGGTTACCTAATGAACAGCAGGAACCTGGAAAATACTGAATttcagagggactttggtgtaTAAATCCACAGATTACTGAGGTTAGCAAGGCAGGTAAATAAGGTGATTAAGgtggcatatgggatgcttgcctttattagctgagtaATAGAATAAAAGAGCATTATGTCATCATGCAGGAACTGTTCAAAATATTGGTTAACCATAACTGaacactgcatgcagttctgatcacattataggaaggatgtaagtaCACTAGAGGGGTGCAGgtaagatttaccaggatgctgccgaGGCTGGAGGGTTTGGATAGGCTGAGGTTGTATTTTTTGGACAGCTGCTAGAGCTGTTATGAGGAGTACAGATAGCACTGCACTTTTTCTTTAGTAAAGGGGTCaataacaagagggcatagaaTTAAGATAGGAGTTAAAAGGCTAAGTACAGTAGagttgaggaaaatgtttttttacCCAGAAGGTGTTGGGAGTCTGGATTTCAGTGCTGGAAAGaatggttgagtcagaaactcttatAACATTTAGCAGTGTTTAAATTTAGCCATAGCCTCCAAGGTTGTGGGCCAAGAACTGGAAATTGGTATTTGTGCATTCAGATCTTCTGTGCAACCAACATGGAAATGACAGTCTCAATGATGTCCTGCAGTTGGTTCATTGGATACACTTTCAATTCCATGAAATAATTGCAAGAAACTAAACCATAGCTGGAAGTCACACCTACATCTTGATGACAGTTtttataaatgtgaggtgtgcTATGCATaaacaattacatttttaaaatgtaatcttAGGGCTCAAAAAGCATTTGATGAAAAACAATCCAAACAAACAATATTGCAAACTATCTTCAAAGCATAATTGGAAGATTTTATTAGTTATCATAATGGAATGTGTGGCAAAAAAGTCCTAATTATTACTTATTAATTTTGAGATTGAAGTTTAGGATTTTACTTGCAAAtattaatttaattttaatgcaTTAGTTcatattttctttgttattttaacaAGGACATTACCAATTAAACAGACTAATACCTATATTAAAATAGTAATCAGGATGAGATGGCACCAGGTTGGCTCCAAATTGCTGAGTTCTTCTCCATTGCATTATCCTCAACTTCCCCATCGAAAAATAGGCATATTTTAACCTGCAGTTCAAGTTACCTATACAGAGCACATATCCCACACCTAAATGATTTGTTGTGTGCTTTTATACAGTTTTTCAAGGAAGTAATGTGCTGTGATAAATGAAAGTCCAATGGATGTATTGCACTTAAATGTCtagaaggcacttgataaggtatCACAGAGGTTATTGTGGAAAGTCAGAATGTCTACctcttaaaagtattcaaagacTGTCTTCCACTGTTGAGGAGGAGTTCCAAACACACTGAGCATCTGAGAGATTCAAGGAAAGCTTGCCAATTGGGTTtaaaattggtttgatggtatGAGACatagggttgtttttcagactagaggcctgcgaccagtggtgtttcgcagggatcagtgctaggtccaatGTTGTTTGTCATTAATAAGAAcggtttggatgagaatttagaagtatgattaataaatttgcagataacaccgaAACTGGTGGTACAGTCAATAGTGAAGGTGGTTACCTAAGAATACAAAGCAATCTTGAACAAcagagccaatgggctgaggagtggcagttagagtttaatttggataaatgcaaggtattgcattttggtaaaacaagtaagggcaggacttatacatttaatggtagggccttgggcagtgttcTCAAACAGACCTACAGGTTCAGGTTCATTGTTTTTtcaaagttgcatcacaggtagacagggtggttaagaaggcatttatacttgctttcattactcagacctttgagtaaaggagttgggatgtaatgttgaggttgtacaaggatgttggtgagaccacatttggggtactgtgtacagttctggtcaccctgccgTAGGAAGGAGGATAttaaaattggagagggttcagaagagatttagcaaGGTGTTGcagggactggagagtttgaattgTAAAGCTGGGACTTCCTTCCCTGGACCATAgatgttgagggatgacctttataGTGGTTTATAAGGTCATGAGGGATCGaggtaaggtgaatagtaaaaggtctttttcttagggtgggggaattcaaaattaggaaacatatttttaaagtgagaacagaacaatttaaaatggacctgagggaaaacatttttatacatatatggaatgaactgccagagaaagttgtagatgcaggtacagttataacatctataagatgtttggacaggtatatgaataggaaagatttagagggatattggacaaacacaggcaagtgggactggtttagtttgggaaacttgatcagtatggatgagttggactgaagggtctgttttagtGCTGGATGAATGTATGACTCTACATGGAGAAGAAATTTATAATGAACTGTTGATAAGCCAAGGAGAAAAGTACTTATCAGCAGgggagatgggaatgtggaataatcagatcagccatggcattattgaatggtagagcagtttTGAGGACCTATAGGTACGCATGCTCATATGTACTTGGTCATATTAACAAGCTGAACCCTGCCAGCATCAAGTAAGTCCAAGTTTACACATCACCATGAATGTTACCAATGATGTTTTCTAGTCTGCAGGGACCCAACACCATTCACTTGGAGCTAGACGAAAAATGAATTGACATCATCCATTCCTTAGCTGGACTAATGTAACATAAAACACAAGAGGCACATTATTATTATTTGCTGTGCTTGAAGCATCATTGAGATAATTTGCTCATATTGAATAACATTTGACCTTGAGTGACATTTCTTACCATCCTTAAATAGAATCCACTTTTGACGGTCCAATTTAAATGAATTGCAAAAAAAACCTGATCTCATTTATTGCATAATTTATTCGTGAATTCATGAAAATTCAAAGCCTCCCACATTATGAAAATCTACATTTGTTTGATTGCAACTCTTATCTGCTGCATACCAGTAACATTCTTCAATGTCTCATCACAATGTTCATATTCAAATTGTCATTAGGGTTTAACTTTCCTTCAATGCACACTAAATTTGGACTTTTTTTAATTAACATTTGTGCGTGTATAGATCTGGATTAGAATAAAACTGAGAAACCACTCCTTTTGCAAAATTTCTGTGTCTGATTTTATTCCTTCAACTGCCATTTTCTAACTTCTTGCTATTTCTGAGATAGGAGCTTTTCAAATGAATAGTATTACTTCCAGAATTAAGTTCCTCCTGTTGGTTATATATGTAATTACATTACATAGACTTAAACATTGCAATAACCATTTTTTCAAGAACTATTTTTCATCTATTTCTCTCGCCCATGGACAGATACCTGCAGaattcattttctttgaaatgaaGCATTTAAAATACATCGAGTGGAGAAATAGAAGTTTTGCAACTTTTGTAAAAACTATAAATACCGAAAAAAATTCAACTAGATAAAATTAAACATGttactttttttcaaaataaaggcATATGCTTTGGTTTGACCATTTTTTCTTACTGCTTATCATTCTGATTCCTCATACACTATACAGATGTTATCACACACTATGTACAAAAGAAAATGAGACAAATAATCTGCATTATACCCATCCAGTAAAATTACCAACAGATTAGGCAACATATGTGTACATCTGTTATTGAAAGTGATGGAAACTATCCAGTCAGTGTAGAG of the Stegostoma tigrinum isolate sSteTig4 chromosome 11, sSteTig4.hap1, whole genome shotgun sequence genome contains:
- the LOC132210258 gene encoding uncharacterized protein LOC132210258: MPNLKKLPSSLRTNLRESLSHCNSLVISSALKLLDHVLKQTRYHSHITFLSTCLRNQIIPKGLQSTFQPSQFGPNRDHLYTQNIQTLQKRFSLRVLKQTLAAMRRHLQALQSSLPQLRASLSQTCKGPLLFFILRRIHRLNTQFHSALLDTKNPSAVPIISETSGGAVWDSGMRAEGSQIQTRGGATSAKSKCDATSEHMAVSI